The Lathyrus oleraceus cultivar Zhongwan6 chromosome 5, CAAS_Psat_ZW6_1.0, whole genome shotgun sequence genome includes the window CTGCTGTAGCAAAAGTACCTTAAAGATAAGAAAGAGGGTCGGGCCAAGATCGCCATTCCGAATGTTGAAGAATGGGACTATACTTAGTCATTGCCGTAAAAAATCCAGATGGAAGATTTTTCTACCTCAGAAGCGAAAGTTATAAAAAAATGTGAAAGCCGAATCTCAGGTTCCTAGATAACAGATAGGCGCACAGTAAATAGGCGCGTTGactcagtctaagaagcatggCGACGGTCGAGCGCTCTCTCCAAGACCAACAACAGGCCTCCCCGAAGGACTGAAGGACAAATGTCGGTTAGAGAGGCATAGGTTTTTATAGTCCAGGTAGGCTATATGAAAGAAGGGGATAAATTGCTCTAAATTTAATACGGTAATATCCCTTCACGCTGCTGCCGCGAAAGCAAACCAATTCTACGAGGACCTGCGCCCTATATAAATCAGTACTTCTCTCTCCGACTTCCTGCACGCACCTACCCGGACCCTGCAAAAATTAGACTGAAGTTCGGTACGGCTTGGGGTAAGGCTAAGCCAAGCTACCACCTACCCCTCGCTTGAGGTATCTTGCGATAGGTAGTTGCCCTTCTTGGCCGAGAGCATACATAAATGATGTGGTCCCCGGATGTTGTTACGAATACTTATTATATAGGAGATTTTTCTTTTGTATTGTGATGAGTAAGTAAACTATAGAGATCGAGGTTCAGATCAAAACAGACTCTTTGACTAAGGCTTGTCGCTTCGACCTAGTAAGCCAGTCCCTCTACCTCTTCCGCATGCTTGTATGTCTTCCCGTCTGCAAGACCCAGCTAAAGCGAATCTCATCTTCATGAAGTTTTCTGGGGACTCTATCTTTACTTGTAGTTCGTCACTTGTTGGCAAGGGCAAGGGCTTCGGTGTAAGCACCAGTTCGAACTCTGACTTAGAATCAGACCTTATCTCTCTCTCAATAATTGGAAGTTTGATCCAATCAACCACTAATGACCAAAAAATGTTCCAACCACGCATAAGTGTGAAGGATTAAATCCTGTAATAGATTTTTTATAGAAGAGTCTTAGAAAAGGGCACTGGTTCACGCATTTCGGGTTGATTCCTCTTACCTCTAGAAAGATAAAGAAATGTAAGGGGGTACTTCACCGAATGGAGCGATAGGTCAAGTATGGGATGTTCAGTAAACAATCCCTTAGCTCAAGTCCTCGGAGATACCCAACAGGGAGCGGAGAAGGCTGAGGCGGAGACGGAGCCGCTTTGGAATGGAAGCGTCAACGCAAGAAAAAGAAAAGCCAAAAACGTGAAGTAGAGGGATCCCATCCTGACGGATGAGCCGCTCCCTCCCCCGGTTAACTACCACTACCCGGTCTTACCTTTTAATTGATAGCTTCCGCTGGAGCACTTGCCTTCGTGATGAATCCCTTGAGCTTTTACTATCTTTTTGCTTCTTCTTGCTAGCCTTCGATTGTATGGTTTCCTGTATCGCTCTTGTCAAGCTCCAGCCCGATCCCTGTGATCTCATCTCGTACTTGGCCTTCCCCCTCTCTTTCTCTTCGTCCCGGGATAGAGCCTTTCACTAAAGGGAAGGTTCCCGAGCTTGGCCGAAACAAATCCTGGAAGTAGCACTGCTTTGGCGAAAAATAGGCAAGACATATCTGAGTAGCGCTGCTTGAACGAAGCGTGGGCGTAAAGCATCAAGTGGAGGCGCCGAATCCTTGCAAGAGGGGGGCAGACCGGTCAAAGCCAAGTCCAGACGAGCTGGCCAAAAAAAAGGCATAGGGCCAAGGCTGAGCTGGCAGGCTCATCTCACTTATTGTGTGCTTTGTTGGAATAGAGTGACATCAAGGGAAAGTGCACTTTATCTCGATTCCTCTCTTTCTACAACTCTTTCTTTCCAACCCACAGCTCAGCCCCTTAGGCATCAAGGTCGGAAACCCCAAGGTCGGGCCTCAACCGATCTACTGATAAGGTAAGGGGAAAGACAACTGAATAAATAGGTCTATCCTATAAAGACGGGCTAGAGTAAACGCCAAGCGCTGGCCCATTAGTGGGTTCAATTCCTGCTTGCCTTTTATTTTCAATTGTTAAAGTAGTCTCGATCCTATTGAACATAAGCTATATCACAGGGAGTAAGTAGATCATGATCGGAGGGGACGACCGGAGAAAGATAAGTCAAGGAGGACCCGAAGAGGAAGAGCGGTCCGTCCTAAACGAAGAGCGGTCGCTGAGAGCGAAATGAACTTATTTGGCCGGAGGGGGCCACGGGATTAGACTCTCGATGTATTATTACATTTCTAGCGGGAGGAGAGTAGCCCCGAAAGAAGTCGGTCCTAGCGAAAACACATAATACAGCTTATGGCCGAGAGTGTCATGAAAGAAAGGTCAGTCAGTCTGCACAGGCGGGACGTGACATTAATAGACAGGTCAAACTGCTACATCGTCTGATTTTCACTCGGATGAcgtaataatttttttttttatattagtGTGCAGCAGCCCCTATGACAGAATTGAACATCAGATATATCACATCCATAAAAAGATTAAAAACAGTCGGTTATGAGAGCAGCACTTTTCCTTGCGGGGGCCCCGTCTCCCATCGGTGCGCTGGAGACGATTCTTTCTGTATCTTCGGCTTCGTCTTCTCCTACACTGATTAGTCTAGTTTTGTTTGCCCCCGGAGAGTATCACCGTGAATAATTACTCATATATATCAGCCAGAGAAGCTTGTGACTCATACACTATCAACCATAGTGTATACCAGAAAGAAACTTCGTCTAACACCAGATCTTGTTGAAGCTCAGCCAGGACCTGAAAGAGATCAGTAAACCAACGCTTCTCCCTCTCCAGACTCAAGCCATGATCCAGTTCCAGACAACATGCCTGAGGTAGGCCATTATTCCTCTCGTCCTGTTCAAGGCTTTGCTCAAGAATAAATATTGGATAGATTGGGAGGAAACCTTAACTTAAGTTTGTGAAGATTAGGACTTTACTGGCTATTGCTGCATCAAAGAAGTGGTCCCTATACCAGCTAGATGTTCAAAATACCTTCCTACACGGAGAAAACATTGCATTAGTAGGATCCACCCCATGTGATCCGTCATTCAGTGCAATAAGACGGCCCATAGCAATGAATGTTTAAATAAGATTCACTTCGTTCTGTACGGGATAAGGAGCGAAAAGCGCAGCATGGCAATCGGAGACAAGTCAAGTTCAGTAAGAAATTGGATAGATAGATTCGTGAGTAGTGTAATCATAAAAGCCCACGGAGCGGTGACTTAATTGGTAATCTACTCTTCTTTGTTACCGGAGATCGTCTCCTCGGCTGTTAGGTTCAGTGTTCATCGTCACTTGAGTACAAGTACATGATGGTCGTCCTATGAGTGAATGCGCTTCAGTCTAAGGTAAAAATAGCTTGAGCTGAGAAAGTTGTAAGGCTCCAAGCCTAGGGTTTAAGCGGATGCCCCAAGGCTCTCTTCGTAATGGCTGGACGCTAATGGATTGGACGACAGGTACGAGAAGCTCACTGCCAGGATATAACCATTCTTGTCCCGAAGAAAAGCAGATGTTGATGACCGGATCGGCAACGGACGTTGACGAGCAAGATCCCTCTGCCCTTGAGTGGCTTTTCTCTTTTGGTTGTGGATTGCGTGCAGCTTGACTTCTTTCTTCCACATAGGCTAGCTTCCTTGCTTGCATGCCTTGTGGCGAACTAGACTGAAAATTGTGTATATTATATAAAGACAGAGTCTTACCTTTTTGAAAAAAGAAGAGTCACGCTCTTTAAAAGCCCCTATTCGACGATGACTTAAGCCTATCTTCTTTCTTTACTTTAAAAAGGGCTTTCTTTTTTCGGTATACCGCTCTCCGAAGAGAGCCTGTGATATCTTTGGTCTTTTTCCCATGCATCCTTTCTGTTGGTCAACAACCAAGCACATATAGTTTTTTTaagtctcttcttcttctttgtcaCCCCATTTCCCTTGGGACCAAGAACAAGCTCCAAAGAAGAAGGACTTATCGCAATCTCAGGTACAATGGCTAGTTGGAAAGCCTTTCAATTCAAGCCAATCTCTTGATTCACATGAATGTGAAACCGTTGCAACCGATCCTGCATACCAATCATCCGCCGCTTACAGTTCTGGCACTAAGCCAAGGTTTCTATGGATTCAGTCCTGTGGAAAAATACATATTTATTTTAGGGCAATTCAGTTAGTAGTTTCACCGGTCAATCCTTGGGACACTAGCGAGTCCGTCCTTAAAAGCCCTAAAAATTGGGTCCATGAAGCCTTAGATACTCCAAGCCTCAATCTTGATTGTCCTTGAACCTAGACCATGGAAGTATGGTTATAGTCCCATTCCATTAGTGGGATCCATAGCCTACGGGTCTTTCCCAAGCCAGTAAAAGAAGAAGGTTTTCGAGGACTACCCTAAGCCTACAAGTAGGCAGGACTTTCAGTTACAATGTCTAGGTTGGGCAAGCTTGGATGCCCCTACTCCCAACAAGTTGCTGGTCGGGATCGTGAAACTATCGCTGTTTGGTCATAAGGATAATAGTTCTTATCTTATTAGGTCAGGGGCGGCCGGCCCGGGGGTTACCCGCGATTGGTAATGGCATAACCAGAAGAGGAGTAGGGGAGACAAGGTGTAGCGCTGGGTAGCGCAGCGCATCTGTTTCGGGTACAGGGGCTTAGAGGGGTGCTAACCCGGCCACCCAACCCAGCAGGTCAGGGGCGGGCCGGCCATAGGTTCGAATCCTGCCACCTTTCTTGTGGATCATCCTGTGGTTACCGGATGATGGGAATAACAAAGCAGAAATTTATAAATGAGCAGAGCACGAAATGTACATAATATATGAATTCTTTCATTTATCGTTATTTCCGGGTCTTTTCGTTGCATTCACTTACAACAAGAAACAACCACCTGCGTTTGGTGCAGCACCTGCATTTTGGTGCATTCTTCTTTCTTTCCTCGGTCTTTCGTTCCGTCATATTCCTAATAACTTATCCAATTACAACGTATTAACCGCTAATGCACCTTTCTTTTATCAAATCTCAGGGACATGGTCTAATCATGAGGGTAGTATTTTATCATGGTGTCGGATCCCACGTTTTTATGGATTCCTTCTTTGTTACCGGGGTCGACCCCAAAGCCATAATGTCTCAAAACGAGGAGGCCATAGAGAAGTTTTGTATTACTTTGTCTCGAACTTCGTGAAGAACTCCATTCTATCTCTCCCTCGTTACGAACAAAAAACTGGGGCTGCGCCCCAGTTGTACACTCCCTTCGTTCTACGAACCCTTGTTGATTCTGAACTTCGTTCGCGAAGGAACCGGACGTTTGACGGGCCAGCCCTTTTTTATGCGCCGCTTTACCCTGAAAGGATAATTAGCTTTGCTCCTCTGGGTGCTAGGCGCTCCCGTGGTTCGCGAGAAGGAAAAAGAAGGACTCATCCTTTGTTGCATCTGGCACGATATGATAAAGAGAGAGCTTCGTCTATCGATGAACAGCGGATTGACGGAGCTCTTGGCATTGCTTTGTTTTTCTCTCCTTTCCTATCAGCGAGTTCCGATCCTTTTGTTCGAAATTTCTTCGTTCGTACCGAACCGCTTGCAGAATCAAATCCTGTTCCACAAGATCCTATATCAGCTATACATCCTCCTTGCATTTATGCCGGAGACGTCGCCAGTGCTATGGGCTTTGGATTATGTAGATCAAAAATTATTAATGGGATTGTGGCACTCCACTCGCCGCCAATGCAGAAGGATGCCGCCGAAAAGAAGGGAACGCTGCTTCGCTCTGCTGGATGCGTCGGATCCCGTATAACAAGCGAGCTTTTTACCATTAAATTAAAACATGTGGTCGCAAAATGCTATCCAGCTCTCTTGTTGCGTAGCAATAGAAGCCTGCTCATGCTGCTTTGGCGGCGCTTTTTTTCCTTCTCTTCGCTCTGGACAGGAGCGCTAGTGGACACGGGGAGGGAGCAGGCGAAGCGTGTCGTTCGTAATGAACAGAAAGAGACCACTACTTCGCCTCTTTGTTGGAGCGCCGGCGCGAACACAGTGGTATCTGACCAGGACCAGAAACAGATTAGAATTTGGATCTTGACATGTCGGTGGTTTTTAACCGTGGGCATCATGCCAGGAAGTTGGTGGGCTCATCATGAATTAGGTCGGGGTGGCTGGTGGTTTCGGGATCCCGTAGAAAATGCTTCTTTTATGCCTTGGGTATTAGCCACAGCTCGTATTCATTCCGTAATTCTACCCCTTCTTCATTCTTGGATCTCGTTTCTTAATATTGTGACTCTTCCATGCTGTGTCTCAGGAACCTTTTCAATACGGTCCGGATTGCTAGCTTCCGTTCATAGTTTTGCTACAGATGATACACGAGGAATCTTTTTATGGCGGTTCTTCCTTCTAATGACCGGCATATCTATGATTCTTTTCTCCCAGATGAAGCAGCAGGCATCGGTCCGTAGAACTTATAAAAAAGAGATGGTTGTGGCGCGAAGTACTCTTGTGCACCTCCGTCACTTGGCTCGCGCGCAACCCCGCCCCGTTATGTTATGGAAGAATTTCACTTATTACCGGGCTGGTTATTCAGAGCCAGCGGCTGCCGGATTTCGTCCCGCAACTAAAAGAAGATCGCTTCGGGGGTCACTGTGGCTGAATGAAGAGCAGTCCGCCCCTACTGCGTTTGATCAGTAAATTCTGGATAAGTTCGGAAGATGGTCAAGGTAGCTTGCTTCCAAGCCACTGCACTAGATGCGCATGTAGTCGTAGTAGTAGGCTCAGAATGCCTCTCTTCTATACTAAAATACTACTTAGGATGAATGGCTCGTTCTCTTACTTGACCATGGCATCGCCAACATGAGTCTGTGTTCGGTGGTTGATAAGCTGCTAGTTGGTATTTAGTTTAGGGCTTGTTATTTCCTTTAACTTTCCCAACGAGGTGGAGGGCCATCGCAGAAAGTAACCTATCCCCGTAGTTCCGAAGACAGGAATTGGGTAGTAGGGGGCCCTTGGACCCCAAAAAAGGCTTTGACCTGCTGGCTATTGCGTTTACCGCGAAGTGAATAAAGTTGGGGGGCAGAAAGGGATGCCAGGGACAGAGTCACCTCAGGGTTAATTTCATGCCCACGGGCAAGAAAAGGTTCCGAAGTGAAGCCCTTTGACCCAGTGCTATCGGACTGGTGGAATGAAACCATATCGAATAGGGAACTCGTTCCAGTACCGCTACCGCTTCGACTGCGAGAAGGAAGCCTGATGAAGAAGATGACTCGACTCGCGTCTGGGAAAACCGGGAAGACAGACCTTAGATGGCTCAGCTTCGACCCATTGGGTGAAGTAATCGGTAGCTACCAAAAGAAAGGGGTAGAAGAAGGGGCTCGGGATCTTCGGATCAAAGTACCAAGCGGGCAAGAACGCACTGATCTGTAGTACGCCTCAGGAGTCGGCGGAGAAGAGTTCCAACTAGGCAAGTCGTTCCTAGCCAAAAAGTAGGTAGCCCCGCGAAACCTCTTATTCCGGCTAACTACGACTACTCAGGAATAGCGGCGTTTCCGCTGTGGGGATAATCGCCTGTTGTCTCTTTCCTGACCTACTCAATCGAAAGATGCCCACAATCGGATGCTAGTCTCTAAGTCCCTGCTTTGACTGTGCCTTATCTTAGGGCACGGTACCTTAGTTTAAATCCATAGTTTACCGCTTTCCCTTGCAAAGACAAAGACCTGATTTGTCCCACCCGGGGATCTGACCCCCTTGATCCTCCTCTAGGATTCGCGCTTTAATAAGCTCACTCGTGCCGTCCTACTAAAGGAAAGGCTCTTTCTATTCCGAGTTGGCCTGCACCCTATCCTATTCGATTAGGAAACTGATGATTCTAGAGCAAGTTACATCCATATCAAATCCTCCAGAAGTTATGCTCAACAGGAAAGTCATAAAGAAGTGCCACAGCACTATTGCTATTGATCGGACATTCACTATTGCATTACCTGAATGGAATGGCAGCAGTCTTCTTAGTCCCTGCGCATTCAAGAACAAGCCCATCCAATCTTACCGTTCTTTAACCTACGAGTGCTTCTGGCATAAGCGCTGCTAGTGAAAGCAACTGACAAGGCCTCAAAGCTGTTTCAGGAAGAATATAAAGCAAAAACACATTTCGACCGGGCACGTATCGAAGGAGCAAAGGAGGAGGGAGGTAGCAATAGCATTAGCAGGAGCAGCAGGAAGCGTGGCAGTCTCGCTTGTTCTCGAATCAGCGCACTAGGAATCGAAGATTTAAGATGATTTCCGACAAGCGCACATTCATAGGCTGTTAGCAGGATAAGGCGAGAAAGATATTGAATTAACAGATTTGACTTTGACTGATTAGCTGCTAGAAGTAGCCAGTTAGTCCAATGCGACGAACACGGGCTTGGATAAGAAAGAAGGGTCTTGGACAGGGTTAAAAGGAGACGAAGGATAGGTTGGATAAAGGTTTTTTGGTAAACTTTAGTTTTTGTATTCTAT containing:
- the LOC127084789 gene encoding uncharacterized protein LOC127084789; this translates as MQGGCIADIGSCGTGFDSASGSVRTKKFRTKGSELADRKGEKNKAMPRAPSIRCSSIDEALSLSYRARCNKG